One genomic segment of Desulfonatronum thioautotrophicum includes these proteins:
- a CDS encoding HEPN domain-containing protein: MDTNEQIAYWHRSAFRDWEAAEDLFGSGRNMHALFFAHLAVEKLFKAHWVKENPGVLPPSTHNLGIIAERLQLQLPPQFKDELQVITTWNLEARYQDYKDRFYRLCTHEYTTRKMSIVEELLRWLTEAL; encoded by the coding sequence ATGGATACGAATGAGCAAATTGCCTACTGGCATCGTTCCGCTTTTCGAGACTGGGAAGCGGCAGAGGATCTTTTTGGCTCTGGGCGCAATATGCATGCTCTTTTCTTTGCCCACTTGGCTGTCGAGAAATTGTTCAAGGCGCACTGGGTCAAAGAAAATCCCGGTGTGCTTCCACCCAGCACGCACAACCTCGGAATTATCGCTGAACGGCTGCAACTGCAATTGCCTCCCCAATTCAAGGATGAGCTGCAAGTCATCACAACCTGGAACCTGGAGGCCCGATATCAGGATTACAAGGATCGGTTCTACAGGTTGTGCACCCATGAGTACACTACTCGAAAAATGAGCATTGTAGAGGAATTGTTGCGATGGTTGACCGAAGCGTTGTGA
- a CDS encoding efflux RND transporter periplasmic adaptor subunit, whose protein sequence is MPDETASPRQVNVVVQEVATAELRDVVVLPGSVDAWLSVDLAAETAGRVEKVSVREGEHVQAGQVIAQIDVTALDAGVARARAAFQLYDEQVRRRERLFSEQIISEEELDQIRTEKVQAREALRQAEIEYNRGLVRAPGPGRVNDVLIEVGEFVDRGQVVIELVNIDKVKVQVQVPEMDVRFLEIGQPVQVKVDAFQGQQFSGFIDFIAYRGDPATKTFRTQVVLENPEGRIRPGMIARVAFLRRIIPDAVAIPLSAMIDRGGERLIYVEEDGVARVRQVEIGVIERDRIQITSGLRPGDRLIVAGHREVEEGTAVVVR, encoded by the coding sequence GTGCCCGATGAGACGGCTTCCCCGCGCCAGGTCAATGTGGTGGTCCAGGAGGTGGCAACCGCTGAGCTCCGGGATGTGGTCGTGCTGCCGGGGTCCGTGGATGCCTGGCTGAGCGTGGATTTGGCCGCGGAAACTGCCGGCAGGGTCGAGAAAGTATCCGTGCGCGAGGGGGAGCACGTCCAGGCCGGGCAGGTCATCGCCCAGATCGACGTGACGGCCTTGGATGCGGGCGTGGCCAGGGCGCGCGCGGCGTTCCAACTGTACGACGAACAGGTGCGGCGTCGTGAACGGCTGTTCAGCGAGCAGATCATTTCCGAGGAGGAACTGGACCAGATTCGTACCGAGAAGGTCCAAGCCAGGGAGGCCCTGCGCCAGGCCGAGATCGAGTATAACCGCGGGCTGGTTCGGGCTCCGGGACCAGGCCGGGTGAACGACGTGCTGATCGAGGTTGGTGAATTCGTGGACCGAGGCCAGGTGGTTATCGAACTCGTCAACATCGACAAGGTCAAGGTCCAGGTCCAGGTTCCGGAGATGGATGTCCGCTTTCTTGAAATCGGCCAGCCCGTCCAGGTGAAGGTGGATGCGTTTCAGGGGCAGCAATTTTCCGGATTCATCGACTTCATCGCCTATCGAGGCGACCCGGCCACCAAGACCTTTCGCACCCAGGTTGTTTTGGAAAACCCTGAAGGGCGGATCCGTCCGGGAATGATTGCCAGAGTGGCCTTTCTGCGTCGAATCATCCCCGACGCCGTGGCCATTCCCTTGTCCGCCATGATTGACCGGGGGGGGGAGCGTCTGATCTACGTTGAGGAGGACGGTGTGGCCCGGGTTCGCCAAGTGGAAATCGGGGTCATCGAACGTGACCGCATTCAGATCACCAGTGGTCTGCGCCCTGGAGATCGACTGATTGTCGCCGGGCACCGTGAAGTGGAGGAAGGAACGGCGGTGGTGGTGAGATAG